Genomic DNA from Hymenobacter jejuensis:
GGGCTTGGACAGAGCGTTTCCGTTGCCCCCCACGCCGCAGTACTCCCCCATTGTCACGGCAGCTGATGGCTCGGTGCTGCATGCTTTTCTGAACCCCACCCAGAAGTGGCGGATGAAAACGGAGCTGCGCGAAATCACCCCGGCGCTGCGCAAAGCCATTGTGGCGAAGGAAGACCGCTGGTTTTATTGGCATTTCGGCGTGAACCCCTTCGCGCTTGTGCAAGCGGCAGCCCGCAACCTGTTTGGCCGTGGCCGCACCACCGGCGCTAGCACCATCACGATGCAAGTGGCGCGGCTTCTGGAACCTAAGGAGCGCACCGTGGGCAACAAGCTGCTGGAAATAGTGCGTGCCGTGCAACTGGAAGCGCACTATAGCAAAGCCGAGATCCTGCAACTCTACCTCAACCTAGTGCCGTACGGCGGCAACGTTGAAGGCGTAAAATCAGCCGCTTTGCTGTACTTCCAGCAACCCCCTGATTATCTGTCGCTTGCCCAAACCATTACACTGGCAGTCATTCCGAACCGGCCCCGGGGCTTGGTGCTGGGTCGAAACAACGGGGCCGTCCGGCGCGAGCGCAACCGCTGGCTGCGCCGTTTTGGCGCGGAAGGCTTATTTGCCAGGCAGGACATCGCCGATGCCTTGCTAGAACCCCTTGAGGTGCAGCGACATGCCGCCCCCACCCTGGCTCCGCACCTGGCGCGGCGGCTCGTGCGGCAACATCCAAGGCAAGCCATTATTGCCTCTACCCTCAGCCGCAGCAAGCAAACCAAAGCCGAAGATCTGACGCGCAACTACGTGCGTCGCCTGCACGAATTGGGCATTTCGAATGCGGCCGTATTGGTCGTCAACAACCGCACCCGGGCCGTGGAGGCTTATGTGGGCTCAGCCGATTTTCAGGATGCTTTTACCCAAGGCCAAGTCGATGGCATTCAGGCCGTTCGCTCGCCGGGCAGCACGCTGAAGCCCTTTCTGTACGCCCTGGCCTTTGATCGCGGCTTGGTGACGCCCAAGCTGGTTTTGCCTGATGTGCCCACCAATTTTGCGGGCTACCGGCCCGAAAATTTCGATAAACATTGCAATGGCGAAGTGACGCTGGAGCGGGCCTTGGCCTTTTCGCTGAACATCCCGGCAGTGCGGGTGCTCTCCGAAATGGGCGTCGCGACGTTTACGGACAAGCTGCGGGAGGCGGGTTTCCAACGCGTGGGCCGCGATGCACCGCGGTTAGGCTTATCGACCATTTTGGGCGGTTGCGGGGCTTCGTTGGAAGAGCTTACCAATCTGTTTGTTACGCTGGCGAATAGCGGCAGATACGCGCCCTTGCAATGGATT
This window encodes:
- the pbpC gene encoding penicillin-binding protein 1C, with the protein product MDRAFPLPPTPQYSPIVTAADGSVLHAFLNPTQKWRMKTELREITPALRKAIVAKEDRWFYWHFGVNPFALVQAAARNLFGRGRTTGASTITMQVARLLEPKERTVGNKLLEIVRAVQLEAHYSKAEILQLYLNLVPYGGNVEGVKSAALLYFQQPPDYLSLAQTITLAVIPNRPRGLVLGRNNGAVRRERNRWLRRFGAEGLFARQDIADALLEPLEVQRHAAPTLAPHLARRLVRQHPRQAIIASTLSRSKQTKAEDLTRNYVRRLHELGISNAAVLVVNNRTRAVEAYVGSADFQDAFTQGQVDGIQAVRSPGSTLKPFLYALAFDRGLVTPKLVLPDVPTNFAGYRPENFDKHCNGEVTLERALAFSLNIPAVRVLSEMGVATFTDKLREAGFQRVGRDAPRLGLSTILGGCGASLEELTNLFVTLANSGRYAPLQWIVSRPNATASPARSKGEVALVSDGAAFLVTDILSQLTRPDLPVSYESSTHLPKIAWKTGTSYGRRDAWSIGYNREYTIGVWIGNFSGQGAPALTGADVATPLLFDLFNTIAYNSPNDWFQPPASLDFRLVCAETGQLPGANCPNQLIDYFLPGTSSTQRCEHQKEVLLSADGRYAYCRACAPVAGFRRELYPNMLPEIVAYKETQGIPYRRLPPHNPECQLVRGGAERAPSITSPLPNTEYVLNRGEKQQLLLSCTTDNEVRQVYWYVNDRFLRAAAATERVFFRPAPGPLKISCADDHGRNTDIRVIVSEL